The DNA region GCTCGGACTCACGGGTCGCCGCCGAGATCATCTTCGACCAGGGCCTCGGCGACCTCTTCGTCGTGCGGACCGCGGGGCACGTGGTCGACACGACGGTGATCGGCTCGATCGAGTACGGCGTGAACATCCTGAACGCACCTCTCGTGATCGTGCTCGGACACGACTCGTGCGGTGCTGTCGGCGCCGCGGCGGAGGCCCTGACCACAGGTCGGATGCCCGCCGGCTTCGTCCGCGCGATCGTCGACCGCGTGATCCCGAGCATCGTCCACCTGCCCCGGCAGGCCGGGGCCGACAGTGCCGACAGTGCCGACCGGGCCGACAATGCCGACAGTGCCGACAGTGCCGGGGGCGATCCGGTGGACGCCGGTCGGCCGATGCTGGTGCCCACGGCGGAGATCCTCGGTCGGGAGCACGTCCGGCACACCGTGCGGATGCTGCAGAGCTACTCGGCCGGCCTGTCCGACGCCGTCGCGCAGGGCCGGTGCGCGATCGTCGGGCTCGAGTACACGCTTGCCGACGGCCGCGTCCGCCTCGTCGAGTCGTCGGGCCCCCTGGCCCTGTGACCTGCACCCGGCCGGAGCGCGGCCACCCGGCGCGGCCGGACCGCGGCCGGTGTCCGACCGATGGGAGACTGAGGACATGACCGACGACGCGACGACACCCGCACCCGCTGCACCCACGGCAGTCGCAGCACCCACGGCAGCCGCAGCGCCTGCCGGCTTCCGCATCGAGCACGACACGATGGGCGACGTCCTCGTGCCGGTCGACGCGCTGTACCGCGCGCAGACCCAGCGAGCCGTGGAGAACTTCCCGATCTCCGGCACGCGCCTCGAGCGGAGCCACATCGAGGCCCTCGCGCGGATCAAGAAGGCCGCGGCGCTGGCCAACGCGGCACTCGGCGTGCTGCCCGACGACGTGGCCCGGGCGATCGCCGCTGCCGCGGACGAGGTCGCCGGTGGCGCGCACGACGCGCAGTTCCCGGTCGACATCTACCAGACCGGCTCGGGGACGTCGTCGAACATGAACGCCAACGAGGTCATCGCGACCCTCGCCACGCGGCACCTCGGCCGTCCGGTCCACCCCAACGACCACGTCAACGCCTCGCAGTCCTCCAACGACGTCTTCCCGACGTCGGTCCACGTCGCGGCGACCGCCGGCATCGTGCGCGACCTGGTGCCGGCCCTCCAGCACCTCGCCACGACCCTCGAGGCGAAGGCGAGCGAGTTCTCCGGCGTCGTGAAGTCGGGCCGGACACACCTGATGGACGCCACCCCGGTCACCCTCGGCCAGGAGTTCGGCGGCTACGCGGCTGCCGTGCGCTACGGCGTCGAGCGCCTCATCGCGACCCTCCCGCGCGCCGCCGAGGTGCCGCTCGGCGGGACCGCGGTCGGCACCGGGATCAACACCCCGGCCGGGTTCCCCCACCGTGTGATCGAGCTGCTGCGGGCTGACACCGGCCTTCCCCTGCGTGAGGCCCGCGACCACTTCGAGGCCCAGGGTGCGCGCGACGGGCTGGTCGAGCTGTCCGGCGCGTTGCGCACCATCGCCGTCTCGCTGACCAAGATCTGCAACGACCTGCGCTGGATGGGCTCGGGGCCCAACACGGGCCTCGGCGAGATCTCCCTGCCTGACCTGCAGCCGGGTTCGTCGATCATGCCGGGCAAGGTCAACCCCGTGATCCCCGAGGCCGTGCTCATGGTCGCGGCGCGGGTGGTCGGCAACGATGCGACCGTCGCCTGGGCCGGCGCGAGCGGCTCGTTCGAGCTCAACGTCCAGATCCCGGTGATCGCCCAGGGTGTCCTGGAGTCGATCCGCCTGCTCGCCAACGCCTCCCGGCTGCTGGCCGACCGGACCGTCGAGGGCATCGTCGCCAACGTCGAGCGGGCTCGCGCCTACGCCGAGTCGTCGCCGTCGATCGTCACCCCGCTCAACCGGGTGATCGGCTACGAGGCTGCCGCCACAGTCGCCAAGCACGCCGTCGCGCACGGCGTGACGGTTCGGCAGGCGGTCGTCGACCTCGGCTTCGTGCAGCGCGGGGAGGTCAGCGAGGCTCAGCTCGACGAGGCTCTCGACGTCCTGTCGATGACGAGGCCACCGCGGGTCTGAGCCTGACCGCAGGTCTGCGCCTCGCCGCGGGGTGTCACTCGCCGCGGGTCTGAGCCTGACCGCAGCGACCCGGCGGCGTCAGCCGACCGTCACACGCAGACTGGTGTGGGCCGGATCGACCCGGCCGGTGTCGGCCTCGGCCGTCGACCCCCGGTACGCGTACTGGAGCTCGATCGTCGTCGTCCCCGGGCCGACCGCCTCGAAGGCGTAGGCGAGCGTGCTGGGCCCGCCCACCTCGCCCTCGTCCCCGAGGTACTCCGAACGAACCTCGGCGGCGCCGAGAACGGCCGGATCAGCTTCGACGACGAGGTCCCAGCCGTCCCCGACCGAGGCGTTGACCGTGCCGAGGTCCACCACCAGCAGGTCGCCGACCTCGAGGGCGACAGCCTGCGCGGCGAAGTCCACAGTGACGGTGCGTCCGTCGGACCCGTCCGAGCAGCCGGCGGTGCCCGCGATGACGAGCAGCAGCGGGGCGATCAGGACGACGGCTCGGCGCATGGTGGACACGGGGGCAGTCAACCAGCCCGACAGGCGAGACGTCGCCGCGTCCGGCGTGCCCCGACGGCCCGCACCCCTGAGATCCGGGCCCGGGCCACCGGGTCAGGCGTCGACCAGCACGAACTCCGCGACGCCGGCCGAGAGCTCCGATGCGACGCCGGCCAGCGCGAACACAGCCTGCCCCACCTCGAGCGAACCCGATCGGGTCAGGGCAGCCGTCCGCGCGACCTCCGAGACGGCACCGGCGATGTCCGTCGAGCTGCCCGCCGCAACCAGCAGGTTGCGCTCGACCTCCGAGGTGGTCGTGGCCTGCTCCTCGACGATGGCGGCCATCGAGGACTGGTGCTCGTCGACAGTGGTGATCGCCTCCGCGATGCGCCCGACGGCGACGTGCACGTCCAGGGCGTCCCGGGTCACCGCCTCGAGCACCGGTGTGATGGTCTCGATCGCCGCGGAGGTCTGCTGCGCCAGGTCCTTGACCTCACCGGCGACGACCGCGAAGCCACGTCCGGCCTCACCCGCGCGCGCCGCCTCGATGGTCGCGTTGAGGGCGAGGAGGTTCGTCTGCGAGGCGATCGTGGTGATCGTCTTGAGCACGGCGGCGATGTGCGACGACGACTCACCCAGGCGGGTCGCAGCGGCAGCGGCCTCGCCCGTGACACCGACCGCCTGTGCGGCCTGGGACGTCGCGGCGTTCACGTCATGGGACACCGACTCGATCGAGGCCCGCATCTGCGTCATCGCGGCCGTCACCGCACCCACCTCGGTGCTGACGACCGAGGCACTGCGGGAGGCCTCGTCGGCACGCTCCGACGACTCCGCCGCGACCTGTTCGAGGGTCCCGCTCGACATCTCGAGCCGGTCGGCGGTGTTCCGCACGGCCACGGCGCCGGCCTGCATCCGGCCCACCGCGTCACGCATGCCTTCGATGGCCTCGCCCAGGGCGTCACCCATGACCCCGATCTCGTCGTGGCCCTCGCCGTGGACCTCGGCGGACAGGTCGCGGGCGGCGACCCGGCGCAGCGCGGCCGTCAACCGTCCGACCCGCCCCACGATGCGCCCGGAGATCACCACGACGACCGCGCCGGCGAGCCCGGCCACGACCAGCCCGGCGAGGATCAGCGTCGTCACCAGGGAGCGCGAGCCGGCGGCGAGCCGGGCCGGAGCGGCCTGCAGCTCGTCGTCCACGCCCCACGCTGCGATCGTCCAGCCCCACGGCCCGTAACGGGTCAGGTAGACGGTCATCTCGCCGGCTGCCAGGGCCACGTCGGCCTCCGCCTGCTCACCGTCCGCGAGGGCTGCGCCGGTGTCGATCAGGCCCTGGGCGTACGGCTGCCCGGCGGCGTCGGTCACCTCGAGCGCTGAGCCCTCGGCGCCGTCCGGCGGTGGGACGACCCACTCCCCGGCGTCGGACATCACAGTGAGGTAGCCCGACCCGCCGACGACGACCTCCGCGATCGCCGCGCGCAGCGGGGCGTCGACGGCTGCCTGCGGCGTCCCGACGAAGATCGCGCCGACGACCTCCCCGTCCTGCACGATCGGCGCGTAGGCCGTGACGTACGGCGTGCCGACCACCTGGGCCGTGCCGTAGAAGGTGTCCCCGGCCAGCAGGGTGGCCACGACGGCGTTGGGCGAGCCGTCCGCCGCCGTCGCGGGGATGTAGGTGCCGATCGCGCGGGTGCCGTCCGCGGTCGGGACGCTCGTCGCGACGCGCAGCATGTCGCCCTCGTCGTTGATGCGCTGGAACACCGTGGCGGCCGAACCGAGCATCCCGGTCACGTCGTCCACCACCGGGGTCGCGACGGCCAGGTCGAGGTTCTGGCCGAGCCACCGGCCGCCGACCAGCATCGTCGGCAGGTCCACCGGCACGGTCTCGCCGGAGACCTGGTTCTTCGCGGTCCAGGCCACGGGCGGACCGAAGGTCAGCGGTCCGGCGAGCTCGAGGACACGCTGAGCGACGTGCAGCTCGGCAGCCATCCGGTCGGTCACGGTCGCGACCTGCGTCGCGACGAGCGCCCTGGACTGCTCGACGGTCGCGTGCATCGAGGCATCGTTGAGCTCGGCGACGTCCTCGCCCGTCCGGTCGGCGAGGCTCGCTGACCGGACACCGCCGATGACCGTGAGCACGACGGCCGTGACGAGCACCGCGCCCGCGCCGGTGGCGACGAGCTGGAGCCGGAGGCTGCTCCGCAGCGAGAACATGGGGGACTCCTCTGGGCGTGACGGACGTGCCGTCGTTCCCCCCTGCACCCGCACCATCGTCGCGGCGGTGCCGACCATGAGCACAACCCCGACAGACCCCCCGGGTGAAGTCCCCGGACCCCCGGGTGGAGTCCCCGGACCCCCGGGTGGAGTCCCCGGACCCCCGGGTGGAGTACCCGGCTCTCCGGCTGCCCGGCTCCCCAGCTCCCCAGCTCCCCGGTCGTCCGGCGTCCGGCCGCCCAGCCGTCCGGGTCAGACCTCGATGCCCTCGAGCATCTCGGTGACCAGGGCTGCGACCGCCGACCGCTCGGACCGCGTGAGCGTCACGTGGGCGAAGAGGGGGTGCCCCTTGAGCGCCTCGATCACGGCCGCGACGCCGTCGTGCCGTCCGACCCTGAGGTTGTCGCGCTGGGCGACGTCGTGGGTGAGCACGACGCGGGAGCCCTGGCCGATCCGGGACAGCACCGTGAGCAGCACGTTGCGCTCGAGGGACTGAGCCTCGTCGACGATCACGAAGGCGTCGTGCAGCGAACGCCCTCGGATGTGCGTCAGGGGCAGCACCTCGAGCATCCCGCGGGCGAGGACCTCCTCGACGACCTCGGGGGCGACGACCGCACCGAGGGTGTCGAACACCGCCTGGGCCCACGGGTTCATCTTCTCCGACTCACCGCCGGGCAGGTACCCCAGCTCCTGGCCACCGACGGCGTACAGCGGCCGGAAGACCATCACCTTGCGGTGCTGCCGACGTTCGAGGACCGCCTCGAGGCCCGCGCACAGGGCCAGGGCCGACTTGCCCGTACCGGCTCGCCCACCCAGGGAGACGATGCCGATCTCGTCGTCGAGCAGCAGGTCGATCGCGATGCGCTGCTCCGCACTGCGACCGTGCAGACCGAAGACGTCCTGGTCGCCGCGGATCAGCTGGACCTGCTTGTCGGCGGTGACCCGCGCGAGCGCCGAGCCGCGTGGCGAGTGCACGACGACGCCGGTGTGGCACAGCAGCGGGCCAGGGTCCTGCCCGGTCAGGTCCACGTCCGCCAGGTCGATGTGCTCGGACTCCCACAGGCTCGCCATCTGCTGCTCGGCGACCTGCAGCTCGGTCATGCCGGTCCAGCCGGAGTCGACCGCGAGCTCGGCCCGATACTCCTCCGCGGCCAGCCCGACGGCGGACGCCTTGACCCGCATGGGCAGGTCCTTGGACACCAGCGTGACGTCGTGCCCCTCGTCCGCAAGGTTCTTGGCGACGGCGAGGATCCTCGTGTCGTTGTCGCCGAGCCGGAAGCCGGCAGGCAGCACCTGCGGGTCGACGTGGTTGAGCTCGACCCGGAGCGTGCCACCGGCATCGCCGACCGGCACCGCCTGGTCCAGCCGCCCGTTGATCACCCGGAGGTCGTCGAGCATGCGCAGGGCCGCGCGGGCGAAGTAGCCGAGCTCGGCGTGGTGACGCTTCCCCTCGAGCTCGGTGATCACCACGACCGGGAGCACCACGGAGTGCTCGGCGAAGCGCAGGATCGCGCGGGGGTCCGACAGGAGGACGGAGGTGTCGAGCACGTAGGTGCGGGCCACGGTGGCTCCCTCCGGCGCGTCAGCGCCGCTCAGGTGGCCCGTCGCCGGCAGACCGCCGGCGCCAGGCGAGACGGGTCCGGTCGACCGGCCGGAGGGCCGGGCACCGGCCCTCCTCCCGGAGCAGCTGCTCCATGGGCTGGCCTTCCCGAGGGACGACGGACGTCGTCCGTTATCGCGGGACGCTACGCCCGGCCACGGCGGCGCCCGGCGCGACACGCGCCAGGAAACCTGATGTTCACGCAGACGGGTGAGACGCGTCGCTGAGGCGTTGGTGGCCCGTTCAGCGACCGAGGCGCGGTGACCCGTTCAGCGACCGAGGCGCCGTTCACGGGCCGCGTAGGCCCGGAGGGCCCGGAGGAAGTCGACGCGGCGGAAGTCCGGCCAGTAGGCCTCGCAGAAGTAGAACTCGCTGTGCGCGCTCTGCCACAGCAGGAATCCGCCGAGGCGCTGCTCGCCCGAGGTCCGGATGACCAGCTCGGGGTCGGGCTGACCCTTCGTGTAGAGGTGCTCGGCGATGTGCTCGACGTCGAAGGACTCGGCGAGCTCCTCGAGCGAGGTCCCGCTGCCGGCGTGCTCACGCAGGATCGAGCGCACGGCGTCGGCGATCTCACGTCGTCCGCCGTAGCCGACGGCGACGTTCACGTGCAGCCCGACCACGCCCGCGGTGCGGTCCTGGGCCACGAGCAGCACGTCGACCGCGCTCTGCGGCAGGAGCTCGAGCGCTCCCATCACCTGCAGGTGCCAGCGCCCGGTCGCGGCCAGGTCGCCGACCGCGTCCTGGATGATGCCGAGCAGCTCGGCGACCTCCTGGGGTGTACGGGAGAGGTTGTCGGTCGAGAGCATCCACAGGGTGACGACCTCGACCCCCACCTCCTCCGACCAGCCGAGCAGCTCATGGATCTTGTCGGCACCTCGACGATGGCCGGTCGACGCGGTGGCACCGAGGCTGCGTGCCCAGCGACGGTTGCCGTCGAGGATCACACCGATGTGACGCGGGACGGCCTCGCGCGGCAAGGACGCAGCGAGACGCCGCTCGTACAGGCCGTAGAGCGGGTGCGGCAGTCGCATCCAGCACTCCTCCGGCTTCGCGTGGGTCGGTCGTGGCTCCGCGCGGCCGTCGAGGCGACGACGGCGTGGCGTCGTCGTCACCGTACAGCCAGCGACGGTGGCGACGGTCGATCTCGGCCCGCAGATGGCTGCCGACCCACCCTCCGGTGGGCTAACCTACGCAAGCGTAAGTTGGCGCGGTGAGAGGAAGTCATGGGAACGGAAGCGTTCGCTGCAGCGGTCAAGCCCCGGCTCCGCGGCTGGATCCACGCCGGTACGGCACCCCTGGTCCTGGCTGCCGCGATCGTGCTCGTCGCGCTGGCCCCGACCACCGCGGGCAAGGCGTCCAACGCGATCTTCGGCCTGAGCGCGATCATGCTCTTCGGCCTGAGCGCGGTGTACCACCGAGGCACCTGGTCACCGAAGGTCGCCGGGGTGCTCCGCCGCCTGGACCACACGAACATCTTCCTGATCATCGCCGGCACGTACACGCCGCTCGCCGTCCTCCTGCTCGACTGGCCGACCAAGCGCAACCTGCTCGTCGTCGTCTGGGCCGGGGCGGCGCTCGGGACCCTCGCCCGGGTGTTCTGGCTCGGCGCACCACGCTGGGTCTACGTGCCGGTCTACGTCGCACTCGGCTCGGTCGCACTCGGGTTCCTGCCTGAGTTCTGGTCGTCCGGCGGCCCGGTGATCGTCTGGCTGATCATCGCGGGCGGCATCGCCTACATCGTCGGCGCCGTCGTCTACGGGACCAAGCGGCCCAACCCCAGCCCGCAGTGGTTCGGCTTCCACGAGATCTTCCACGTGCTGACCGTCGTGGGCTTCTGGTGCCACTACATCGCGGTCAGTATCGCCACGTACTCCGCGACCTGACCGGCACGCGACCTGACCGGCACGCGACCTGACCGGCACGCGACCCGACCGACCCGCGACCCGTCGGCGACCCGCCCCATGCACCACCGCCACGCCGGTGCGAGCCGACCGACCGCTGCGGCCCGGGCGGCGCTCAGGGGTGCGGCCTCAGGGGTGCGGCCACACCGTGTCGACCGGCCCGTCCAGCGGGACGACGCCGTACCGCCGGTTGGCGAGCGAGGGGTTGCGCTCGCGGACCGCCGCGACCCACGCCGGATCGAGCTCAGCCACCGCCGGTGACGGGCCGCTGCTCTCGGCCAGCACCTGGCCCAGCGGGTCGACGACCAGCGAGTCCCCCACGACGCCGGCGCCCTGCTGGGCCGCGCCGAGCACGTAGGCCGTGTTCTCGATCGCGCGGGCACGCAGCAGGGTGCGCCAGTGGTCGGCCTTGTGCTCGCCGGCCGCCCACGCGGCGGGCACGACGAGCACAGTCGCGCCGCCGTCGACCAGCCGGCGTGCCGACTCCGGGAACCGCAGGTCGTAGCAGGTCATCACACCGACGTGCAGATCCCCGACCGTCACGACGACCGGCGGGACGTCCGCCGGCCCCGCCTCGAGGCGGTCGGACTCGCGCCGCCCGAAGGCGTCGTACAGGTGCACCTTGCGGTACAGCCCGGCCAGACCGTCCGGGCCCACGACGACCACGGCGTTCACCGCGCGGTCCGCGCGGTTGCCCGGCAGCAGCGTCCCGGCCACCACGACCACCCCGGTGGACCGCGTGACGTCCTGCAGTGCGGTGACGAACGGACCGTCGACCGGCTCGGCATGGTCCGGGCCGGGGCCGCGCGGATCGAATCGTGCGGCGTACTCGGGCAGCACCACGAGGGACGCGCCGTCGTCGGCGGCACCACGGACGGCCGCGACGGCCAGCGCCCGGTTGCCTGCCGGATCGAGGCCGGTGGTCTGCGCCGCGACGTGGACGCGCACCGTCATGCCCCCGGCGCGTCGTGGCTGCCGGGCAGCGCGTCGGTCGGCAGGTCGTTGGTCGGCAGGTCGTTCGTCGGCAGGTCGTCGGTCGATGCCTCGCGTCGTGCCCGGTGCTCGACGCCTCGCAGCTTGGACGTCATCGAACGGAAGAGCGGGATGCAGGCGAGCACCACGGCGAAGATGACCAGGAAGCCGAGCACCCCGGGCGACACGTCCTCCGGGTCGACGCCTTCGCGCAGGGTCGGCTCGTCGGGGTCCGCCGCCGTGGTGGCCGTCCAGCCGGCGGCGAGGCCGTGCTCGGCGAGGCCGTGCTCAGCGACGTGCTCAAGGCTCCACCCGACGCCGTGCAGGCTGAGGGTGTCCAGCGCTGCCGCGCTCATCGGAAGTCCTCCGGGTGGATGCCGGCGAAGAGGTCGTCCTCCGGCAGGGTCACCGGGACCCGTGACTCCGCGAGCTCGAACTCCTCGACCGGCCAGACGTCGATCTCGAGCTCACGGGGGATCGCGAAGAAGAAGCCGTCGGGGTCGATCTGGGTGGCATGTGCCACGAGTGCGGCGTCCCGGGCGGGGAAGTACTCCGAACAGGCGATCCGGGTGGTCACCTCGCGTGCCGGGATCTCCCGCATGGCACGCGACGAGACCCAGTCACCGAACGGCGACTCGAGCCCGGCGGCCACGACCGCCTCGTGCACGGTCTGGATCCGGTGCAGCGAGAAGTCGTGGTTGTAGTAGAGCTTGAGCGGCGCCCACGGCTCGCCACGTCCGCGGTAGTGCTCCGCGGCGGCCGCAGCATGAAAGGCCTCGAACGCCACGTTGTGGCACATGATGTGGTCGGGGTGCGGGTAGCCCCCGGTCGGGTCATAGGTCGTGATCACGTGCGGACGGAAGCTGCGCACGAGCTCGACGAGCGGCGCGGCGGCCTCCTCGAGCGGCACCCGCGCGAAGCACCCCTCGGGCAGCGGCGGCAGCGGGTCGCCCTCCGGCAGACCCGAGTCGACGAAGCCCAGCCAGTGCTGGCGGACACCGAGGGCGTTCGCGGCCGCAGCCATCTCGGCCTGGCGGACCAGCGCCATCTCCGCCGGGGACCCGTGGGCACCGGCGTAGCGCGGGTTCAGGATGCTGCCGCGCTCGCCGCCCGTGCAGGTCACGACCAGGACGTCGACGCCCTCGGCCGCGTACCGCGCTGTGGTCGCCGCACCCTTGCTCGACTCGTCGTCGGGATGGGCATGCACGGCCATCAGGCGCAACCCGCTGCGCCGGCCCCTCGTCTGCAGGGTCTCGCCCACCGACATCCTCCTCGTGTCCGGCCCGATCCGGTCCTCGGGTGCAGTGCACCGCCCGGAACGCGCACCGTTCGACGCGCACCGGCGACAATGGTCTCGCACCCGGGGGCAGGGTCGCACTGTACGCACCCGGCCCGACACCGCACAGACCCGCGAGGAGCACCGATGAGCGCGCCGACGCCGACGAGTCCCCCGGCGGGCCGGTACGGACCCGAGCCGGACGCCGCTGTGCGACGACGTCGCGTCGTCCTGCTGTGGGCGCTCGGCGCCGGCGGACTGGCTCTCGCGGTGTGGCTGGGCATCGGCGTCGGCGACACGCCGGTCGCCTGGCAGGACGTCGGATTCACCCTGCACGGCGCCGAGCGGGTCGAGGTCGACTTCGACGTCATCCGCACCGACCCCGCGGTACCGGCCCGGTGCACGCTCCAGGCGCTCAACGAGCAGTACGCCCAGGTGGGCGTGCTCACGGTGGACGTCCCGCCGGGCACCGAACGCGTCGTCCGGTTGAGCAGCACCGTCGCGACGTCGGAGGCCGCGGTGACCGGGATCGTCGAGTCGTGCTGGGCGGCGGTGGACTGAGCCGTCCCGTCGGTCGTCGCGACGGGTGATCTCTCGGCTGACGGCGGGGTTGCGGCCATACCTGGCCGACCCTTTGCTATCCTGGTCGTTTCCACGCCGTGACGGCCGCCTCCCGACATGCCTCTGGCATGCTCAGCTGCGGCAGGGTCGGCACAGCGACGTGCCCCACCGGGCCGACGCACGCAGGCGTGACATCCCCTGGGACATCAGGTCCCACTGCACATCACGTCCCACTGCACTGCGCCGACCGGCCATCAGCAGGACGACGAGGAGCTCGGAAGGAGCGACCGTGACCGACACCACGACTGTCACCTGGCTGACCCAGGAGGCGCACGACCGCCTGAGCGCCGAGCTCGCCCACCTGACCGGTGTTGCGCGCGCGGAGATCACCGACAAGATCGATGACGCCCGTTCCGAGGGCGACCTCAAGGAGAACGGCGGCTACCACGCGGCCCGCGAGGAGCAGGCGAAGCAGGAGGCCCGCATCCGCCAGCTGCAGGAGCTGCTGCGCACCGCCGTGGTCGGCGAGGCCCCGCCGGACGACGGCGTGGTCGAGCCCGGCATGGTCGTGACCGCGACCGTCGGCGGGGACAAGATGGTCTTCCTGGTCGGCTCGCGCGAGGTCGGGGAGGGTACCGGGATGGACGTCTACAGCGACCGGTCACCCCTCGGCGCCGCGATCATCGGTCGCTCACGCGGCGAGGAGACGTCCTACACCGCGCCGAACGGCACCGAGATCGCGGTCGTCATCCACGACGCGACGCCTTTCCGGCTCTGATCACCGGCGCCCGGGGCGCCGAGGACCCTGCGCGACAGCCCGGCCGGGCGACCGGCCGGGCTGTCGTGCGCCTGGCGACGCCGTCGTGCACTGGCGACACGCCCAGCCGCTCAGCCCTCGATGACGCGGTAGCCGGCGTCGCGCAGGTGCGCGAGGACCTGCGCGCAGTGGGTCGGACCGCGCGTCTCGACCAGTACGCCGATCTCCACCTCGTCGACGTTCAGGTCGGTCCCGGTCCAGGTGTGGCCGACGTGCATCACGTTGCCGCCGGTGGCGGCGAGGGCGGCGAGCAGGGCCGCGAGCGCGCCGGGCCGGTCGTCGATCCGGACCCGCAGCTGCAGGTAGCGGCCCGCCGACGCGAGCCCGTGCCGCACCACCCGGAGCAGGACGATCGGGTCGATGTTGCCACCGGACAGGATCACGACGACGGGTGCGGCGACCGGCTCACCACCGGCGAGCAGCACCGCGACGCCGGCCGCCCCGGAGGGCTCGACCAGCATCTTGGCGCGCTCGGCGACCAGCAGCAGCGCGCGCGACAGGTCCTCCTCCGAGACCGTCCTGACCGGTACGTGGTGTGCGTGCAGCAGGCTGAACGGGACGTCACCCGGTCGCCCGACGGCGATGCCGTCGGCCATGGTGCTCATCGAGGCGACCGGGATCGGGTGGCCGGCGGCGAGGGATGCGGGGTATGCCGCGGCACCTGCGGCCTGCACCCCGATCACCTGGACCTCGGGGTGGTCGTCGCCGAGGGCCGCGACGACTCCCGCTGCCAGCCCACCACCACCGACCGGGACGATGATCGTGCGGACGTCCGGCACCTGGTCGAGGATCTCGAGGGCGATCGTGCCCTGACCCGCGACCACGTCGCGATGGTCGAACGGGTGGATGAGCACCGCTCCGGTGCGCTCGGCGTGCTCGCGCGCGGCGACCAGCGCCTCGTCGACGGTGGTGCCGACGTGCACGACCTGCGCCCCGTACTCCCGGGTCGCGGCGACCTTCGGCAGGGCCGCCCCCTGCGGCATGTACACCGTGGCCTGCAGGCCGAGCAGGCGCGCGGCGAGAGCGACGCCCTGAGCGTGATTGCCTGCGCTGGCCGCGACGACGCCGCGGGTCTTCTCCTCGGCGCTCAGCCGCGACATCCGGACGTAGGCGCCCCGGATCTTGAACGAGCCGGCGCGCTGCAGGTTCTCGCACTTGAGCAGGACCGGTCCGCCCGCGAGCGCGGACAGCGCCCGGCTGGTCTCGACCGGTGTGCGCAGCGCGACGCCCTCGAGCACGCGGGCCGCCGCCGCGACGTCGGCCGGGCCGACCGCTTCGGTGCGCACGGCCGGATCGGTGCTCACTGCTGGCCCGCAGGCGCGGCACCCGCCGGCTCGGCACCCGCCGGCTCGGCACCCGCCGGCTCGGCACCCGACGGCTCGGCACCCGACGTCGGCGGTTCGACCCGTCGGCCGTCGAGCTGTCGTAACCGGGCGAGGAGAGCCTCCGGAGCCAGACCGAGCGACGGGAACTTGTCGCGGCCGTGCAGGTAGAGCACGACGGTGTTGAGGGTCGCGACGAACGGCACGGCGAACAGGGCCCCGACGATGCCGGCCCCGAGCGACCCGGCCGCGACCGACAGCAGCACCGCCACCGGGTGCAGGGACACGGCATGACCGAGCAGGAGAGGCTGGAGCACGTGACTCTCGATCTGCTGCACGGCCAGGACGATCGCGAGCATGATCAGCGCCGAGACGCCGCCCTGGTCGACGAGTGCGACGAGCACCGCGATCGAACCGGTCGCGATCGCACCGACGAACGGGATGAACGACGCGAGGAAGACCAGGACACCGAGCGGCAGCGCGAGCGGGATGCCGAGGATCGCTGCCCCGACGCCGATGCCGACGGCGTCGATCAGGGCGACCAGGATCTGGATCCGGGTGAAGGCACCGAGCGTGACCACACCGCGGCGGGACGCCTCGTAAGCGCGCATCCGGACCGGGGCCGGCAGCAGGCGGATCAACCAGGCCCAGATCGTCGCGCCGTCCTTGAGGAAGAAGAGCAGGCAGAAGA from Cellulomonas sp. KRMCY2 includes:
- a CDS encoding hemolysin III family protein gives rise to the protein MGTEAFAAAVKPRLRGWIHAGTAPLVLAAAIVLVALAPTTAGKASNAIFGLSAIMLFGLSAVYHRGTWSPKVAGVLRRLDHTNIFLIIAGTYTPLAVLLLDWPTKRNLLVVVWAGAALGTLARVFWLGAPRWVYVPVYVALGSVALGFLPEFWSSGGPVIVWLIIAGGIAYIVGAVVYGTKRPNPSPQWFGFHEIFHVLTVVGFWCHYIAVSIATYSAT
- a CDS encoding isoprenyl transferase, whose amino-acid sequence is MRLPHPLYGLYERRLAASLPREAVPRHIGVILDGNRRWARSLGATASTGHRRGADKIHELLGWSEEVGVEVVTLWMLSTDNLSRTPQEVAELLGIIQDAVGDLAATGRWHLQVMGALELLPQSAVDVLLVAQDRTAGVVGLHVNVAVGYGGRREIADAVRSILREHAGSGTSLEELAESFDVEHIAEHLYTKGQPDPELVIRTSGEQRLGGFLLWQSAHSEFYFCEAYWPDFRRVDFLRALRAYAARERRLGR
- a CDS encoding DUF4307 domain-containing protein produces the protein MSAPTPTSPPAGRYGPEPDAAVRRRRVVLLWALGAGGLALAVWLGIGVGDTPVAWQDVGFTLHGAERVEVDFDVIRTDPAVPARCTLQALNEQYAQVGVLTVDVPPGTERVVRLSSTVATSEAAVTGIVESCWAAVD
- a CDS encoding carbon-nitrogen hydrolase family protein, with protein sequence MTVRVHVAAQTTGLDPAGNRALAVAAVRGAADDGASLVVLPEYAARFDPRGPGPDHAEPVDGPFVTALQDVTRSTGVVVVAGTLLPGNRADRAVNAVVVVGPDGLAGLYRKVHLYDAFGRRESDRLEAGPADVPPVVVTVGDLHVGVMTCYDLRFPESARRLVDGGATVLVVPAAWAAGEHKADHWRTLLRARAIENTAYVLGAAQQGAGVVGDSLVVDPLGQVLAESSGPSPAVAELDPAWVAAVRERNPSLANRRYGVVPLDGPVDTVWPHP
- the greA gene encoding transcription elongation factor GreA; this encodes MTDTTTVTWLTQEAHDRLSAELAHLTGVARAEITDKIDDARSEGDLKENGGYHAAREEQAKQEARIRQLQELLRTAVVGEAPPDDGVVEPGMVVTATVGGDKMVFLVGSREVGEGTGMDVYSDRSPLGAAIIGRSRGEETSYTAPNGTEIAVVIHDATPFRL
- the ilvA gene encoding threonine ammonia-lyase; translated protein: MRTEAVGPADVAAAARVLEGVALRTPVETSRALSALAGGPVLLKCENLQRAGSFKIRGAYVRMSRLSAEEKTRGVVAASAGNHAQGVALAARLLGLQATVYMPQGAALPKVAATREYGAQVVHVGTTVDEALVAAREHAERTGAVLIHPFDHRDVVAGQGTIALEILDQVPDVRTIIVPVGGGGLAAGVVAALGDDHPEVQVIGVQAAGAAAYPASLAAGHPIPVASMSTMADGIAVGRPGDVPFSLLHAHHVPVRTVSEEDLSRALLLVAERAKMLVEPSGAAGVAVLLAGGEPVAAPVVVILSGGNIDPIVLLRVVRHGLASAGRYLQLRVRIDDRPGALAALLAALAATGGNVMHVGHTWTGTDLNVDEVEIGVLVETRGPTHCAQVLAHLRDAGYRVIEG
- the mca gene encoding mycothiol conjugate amidase Mca; this translates as MSVGETLQTRGRRSGLRLMAVHAHPDDESSKGAATTARYAAEGVDVLVVTCTGGERGSILNPRYAGAHGSPAEMALVRQAEMAAAANALGVRQHWLGFVDSGLPEGDPLPPLPEGCFARVPLEEAAAPLVELVRSFRPHVITTYDPTGGYPHPDHIMCHNVAFEAFHAAAAAEHYRGRGEPWAPLKLYYNHDFSLHRIQTVHEAVVAAGLESPFGDWVSSRAMREIPAREVTTRIACSEYFPARDAALVAHATQIDPDGFFFAIPRELEIDVWPVEEFELAESRVPVTLPEDDLFAGIHPEDFR